Proteins found in one Zea mays cultivar B73 chromosome 1, Zm-B73-REFERENCE-NAM-5.0, whole genome shotgun sequence genomic segment:
- the LOC103634479 gene encoding protein SIEL isoform X3: protein MRGGAHEGRRQWRQVDACARNISARLDFDANGYGDLMDMIFLQLSSMARDMCTQVRMEAFAALGKMQRVSEGVLLQSLEKKVMKTDRMGVSIINGQKLPPKLKIPCAAGIFSHGVEDEFYEVRRTACKSLGALAKFSTQYTEKALDLLMDMMNDDTEAVRLQALEALFSMATYGCLSVQEKHMHMFLGLLVDANVLIRDAARKIFGLVNMPKLQIFKSAVDGLVTSLEKYPEEEDIYGIMFSIGKNHGSFSANIAKHLAKEITMASDGELILDKPRVKALLIVSISAPFSDDKHKQLGIPSIIFSYAIPLLEKISCALGEVDQDSLLSYLYHKGGMPFWENRSVSAEFGESESCNVETVKIGAHIENTAKEAKCLDEVLVMKSILEIVEGVWTMRMSCNVCEVRTIFRTCKEELRLLAENSSGSIGALLSFLSEYLDAILFIVEIWQLIQLDKPYTCGLTSLDILLERLDMSVRRMKYCYIGLNRVLEVQVLELSLIAHLCRLSKIAVCSKVVLGKVLWVINRLEDLCADGSCELSDFSGEIKKACDTNRIGDNLIGNINNLFQLFHLKPTTDFGMLKVISAMLRVCDNDSENPLQYICGLPVGVSFKISLWNISGHHRLWLRMTIGESVQHTFLEFSRFEGNDEVMSGSMVVPLYATPKTCSFVLRVCLVMECPSAGISTHQGGHGGPSDCVVQLSDELNVYFVSASQW, encoded by the exons ATGCGCGGTGGAGCTCATGagggacgacgacaatggcgtcaG GTGGACGCGTGTGCTCGAAATATTTCAGCGAGATTGGATTTTGATGCCAATGGCTATGGTGACCTGATGGACATGATTTTCCTACAG CTAAGCTCCATGGCTAGGGACATGTGCACGCAGGTGAGAATGGAAGCATTCGCTGCACTTGGTAAAATGCAACGAGTTTCTGAGGGTGTTCTGCTACAATCGCTAGAAAAGAAGGTCATGAAAACTGACAGGATGGGTGTTTCTATCATCAACGGCCAAAAATTACCTCCTAAACTAAAAATTCCCTGTGCTGCTGGGATTTTTTCCCATGGAGTTGAAGATGAATTTTACGAG GTGAGAAGAACTGCCTGCAAATCATTAGGAGCGCTGGCAAAGTTTTCTACTCAGTACACAGAGAAGGCCTTGGACTTGTTGATGGACATGATGAATGATGATACAGAAGCAGTTAGGCTGCAGGCTCTGGAAGCACTATTTAGTATGGCAACATATGGATGTTTGAGTGTGCAGGAGAAGCACATGCATATG TTTCTTGGGTTGCTGGTTGATGCCAATGTCTTAATTCGAGATGCAGCACGCAAGATCTTTGGGTTAGTCAACATGCCAAAACTTCAAATATTCAAATCTGCAGTTGATGGTCTTGTTACAAGTTTGGAGAAGTATCCAGAG GAAGAGGATATATATGGTATTATGTTTTCCATTGGtaagaaccatgggagcttttcaGCTAACATAGCTAAACATTTGGCCAAAGAG ATTACTATGGCATCTGACGGAGAGCTTATCTTGGACAAACCAAGGGTCAAAGCATTGTTAATAGTGTCTATTTCAGCACCTTTTTCTGATGATAAGCACAAGCAGCTGGGTATACCTTCGATTATCTTCTCGTATGCAATTCCCCTACTGGAGAAGATCTCATGCGCACTAGGAGAGGTTGATCAGGATTCACTCTTATCTTACTTGTATCATAAAGGTGGAATGCCATTTTGGGAAAACAGGTCAGTATCTGCAGAGTTTGGAGAATCTGAAAGCTGCAATGTTGAAACAGTGAAAATTGGTGCCCATATAGAAAACACTGCAAAGGAAGCCAAATGTCTAGATGAAGTTctggtaatgaaatccatactagaAATAGTTGAAGGAGTCTGGACTATGAGAATGTCGTGCAATGTTTGTGAAGTTCGAACTATTTTCAG AACATGCAAAGAAGAGCTGAGATTATTGGCAGAAAATTCTTCTGGATCAATTGGTGCATTATTGAGCTTTCTGAGTGAGTATCTTGATGCAATATTATTCATTGTTGAAATATGGCAGTTGATTCAGTTGGACAAGCCTTATACTTGTGGCCTAACGTCACTTGATATTTTACTGGAGAGGTTGGATATGTCTGTAAGGAGGATGAAATATTGTTATATTGGATTAAATAGAGTATTGGAGGTCCAAGTTTTGGAGCTTTCTttgatagctcatttatgtagacTCTCAAAGATTGCAGTGTGTTCCAAGGTAGTTCTGGGTAAGGTGCTCTGGGTAATTAATCGCTTAGAGGATCTGTGTGCTGATGGGTCCTGTGAACTGTCTGACTTCAGTGGAGAAATTAAGAAGGCCTGTGATACCAACCGTATTGGAGATAATCTGATTGGCAACATCAACAATTTGTTTCAACTCTTCCATCTGAAACCAACAACAGACTTTGGAATGCTTAAAGTGATAAGTGCAATGTTGCGGGTCTGTGATAACGATTCTGAAAATCCATTACAATACATTTGTGGATTACCGGTGGGTGTCAGCTTTAAAATATCTCTGTGGAACATATCTGGTCACCATCGACTGTGGCTCCGCATGACCATTGGTGAATCTGTGCAACATACCTTCCTAGAATTTTCTCGTtttgaaggcaatgatgaggtgATGAGTGGCTCTATGGTTGTTCCTTTGTATGCTACTCCAAAGACATGTTCATTTGTGCTTCGGGTATGTCTGGTAATGGAATGTCCATCTGCAGGGATCAGCACCCACCAGGGTGGACATGGAGGACCGAGTGATTGTGTGGTTCAACTCTCTGATGAACTGAATGTTTATTTTGTTAGTGCTAGCCAATGGTGA
- the LOC103634479 gene encoding protein SIEL isoform X2 — translation MGDPHPLSSAHLTAAASSAREHRGPTNERLAASDPSTSFAKRPRVAAEPSDSGGCVPCVEADVRALVSVSGGIYPLARAGALRGLTAVLEKVDTSSCVSAAITDCCYKCAVELMRDDDNGVRLAVVRLVDACARNISARLDFDANGYGDLMDMIFLQLSSMARDMCTQVRMEAFAALGKMQRVSEGVLLQSLEKKVMKTDRMGVSIINGQKLPPKLKIPCAAGIFSHGVEDEFYEVRRTACKSLGALAKFSTQYTEKALDLLMDMMNDDTEAVRLQALEALFSMATYGCLSVQEKHMHMFLGLLVDANVLIRDAARKIFGLVNMPKLQIFKSAVDGLVTSLEKYPEEEDIYGIMFSIGKNHGSFSANIAKHLAKEITMASDGELILDKPRVKALLIVSISAPFSDDKHKQLGIPSIIFSYAIPLLEKISCALGEVDQDSLLSYLYHKGGMPFWENRSVSAEFGESESCNVETVKIGAHIENTAKEAKCLDEVLVMKSILEIVEGVWTMRMSCNVCEVRTIFRTCKEELRLLAENSSGSIGALLSFLSEYLDAILFIVEIWQLIQLDKPYTCGLTSLDILLERLDMSVRRMKYCYIGLNRVLEVQVLELSLIAHLCRLSKIAVCSKVVLGKVLWVINRLEDLCADGSCELSDFSGEIKKACDTNRIGDNLIGNINNLFQLFHLKPTTDFGMLKVISAMLRVCDNDSENPLQYICGLPVGVSFKISLWNISGHHRLWLRMTIGESVQHTFLEFSRFEGNDEGSAPTRVDMEDRVIVWFNSLMN, via the exons ATGGGCGACCCGCACCCCCTCTCCTCCGCCCACCTCACCGCTGCTGCCTCCTCGGCTCGAGAACACCGTGGCCCCACCAACGAGCGCCTCGCCGCGTCCGATCCTTCCACGTCCTTCGCTAAGCGTCCTAGGGTTGCGGCGGAGCCGTCCGATTCCGGCGGCTGCGTTCCATGCGTCGAGGCGGACGTACGAGCTCTTGTGTCGGTGTCCGGAGGAATTTACCCGCTGGCGCGGGCAGGAGCGCTCCGTGGACTCACCGCGGTCCTTGAGAAGGTCGACACCAGCAGCTGTGTCAGCGCAGCGATCACGGACTGTTGCTACAAATGCGCGGTGGAGCTCATGagggacgacgacaatggcgtcaGGTTAGCCGTTGTGCGATTG GTGGACGCGTGTGCTCGAAATATTTCAGCGAGATTGGATTTTGATGCCAATGGCTATGGTGACCTGATGGACATGATTTTCCTACAG CTAAGCTCCATGGCTAGGGACATGTGCACGCAGGTGAGAATGGAAGCATTCGCTGCACTTGGTAAAATGCAACGAGTTTCTGAGGGTGTTCTGCTACAATCGCTAGAAAAGAAGGTCATGAAAACTGACAGGATGGGTGTTTCTATCATCAACGGCCAAAAATTACCTCCTAAACTAAAAATTCCCTGTGCTGCTGGGATTTTTTCCCATGGAGTTGAAGATGAATTTTACGAG GTGAGAAGAACTGCCTGCAAATCATTAGGAGCGCTGGCAAAGTTTTCTACTCAGTACACAGAGAAGGCCTTGGACTTGTTGATGGACATGATGAATGATGATACAGAAGCAGTTAGGCTGCAGGCTCTGGAAGCACTATTTAGTATGGCAACATATGGATGTTTGAGTGTGCAGGAGAAGCACATGCATATG TTTCTTGGGTTGCTGGTTGATGCCAATGTCTTAATTCGAGATGCAGCACGCAAGATCTTTGGGTTAGTCAACATGCCAAAACTTCAAATATTCAAATCTGCAGTTGATGGTCTTGTTACAAGTTTGGAGAAGTATCCAGAG GAAGAGGATATATATGGTATTATGTTTTCCATTGGtaagaaccatgggagcttttcaGCTAACATAGCTAAACATTTGGCCAAAGAG ATTACTATGGCATCTGACGGAGAGCTTATCTTGGACAAACCAAGGGTCAAAGCATTGTTAATAGTGTCTATTTCAGCACCTTTTTCTGATGATAAGCACAAGCAGCTGGGTATACCTTCGATTATCTTCTCGTATGCAATTCCCCTACTGGAGAAGATCTCATGCGCACTAGGAGAGGTTGATCAGGATTCACTCTTATCTTACTTGTATCATAAAGGTGGAATGCCATTTTGGGAAAACAGGTCAGTATCTGCAGAGTTTGGAGAATCTGAAAGCTGCAATGTTGAAACAGTGAAAATTGGTGCCCATATAGAAAACACTGCAAAGGAAGCCAAATGTCTAGATGAAGTTctggtaatgaaatccatactagaAATAGTTGAAGGAGTCTGGACTATGAGAATGTCGTGCAATGTTTGTGAAGTTCGAACTATTTTCAG AACATGCAAAGAAGAGCTGAGATTATTGGCAGAAAATTCTTCTGGATCAATTGGTGCATTATTGAGCTTTCTGAGTGAGTATCTTGATGCAATATTATTCATTGTTGAAATATGGCAGTTGATTCAGTTGGACAAGCCTTATACTTGTGGCCTAACGTCACTTGATATTTTACTGGAGAGGTTGGATATGTCTGTAAGGAGGATGAAATATTGTTATATTGGATTAAATAGAGTATTGGAGGTCCAAGTTTTGGAGCTTTCTttgatagctcatttatgtagacTCTCAAAGATTGCAGTGTGTTCCAAGGTAGTTCTGGGTAAGGTGCTCTGGGTAATTAATCGCTTAGAGGATCTGTGTGCTGATGGGTCCTGTGAACTGTCTGACTTCAGTGGAGAAATTAAGAAGGCCTGTGATACCAACCGTATTGGAGATAATCTGATTGGCAACATCAACAATTTGTTTCAACTCTTCCATCTGAAACCAACAACAGACTTTGGAATGCTTAAAGTGATAAGTGCAATGTTGCGGGTCTGTGATAACGATTCTGAAAATCCATTACAATACATTTGTGGATTACCGGTGGGTGTCAGCTTTAAAATATCTCTGTGGAACATATCTGGTCACCATCGACTGTGGCTCCGCATGACCATTGGTGAATCTGTGCAACATACCTTCCTAGAATTTTCTCGTtttgaaggcaatgatgag GGATCAGCACCCACCAGGGTGGACATGGAGGACCGAGTGATTGTGTGGTTCAACTCTCTGATGAACTGA
- the LOC103634479 gene encoding protein SIEL isoform X4 — protein MRGGAHEGRRQWRQVDACARNISARLDFDANGYGDLMDMIFLQLSSMARDMCTQVRMEAFAALGKMQRVSEGVLLQSLEKKVMKTDRMGVSIINGQKLPPKLKIPCAAGIFSHGVEDEFYEVRRTACKSLGALAKFSTQYTEKALDLLMDMMNDDTEAVRLQALEALFSMATYGCLSVQEKHMHMFLGLLVDANVLIRDAARKIFGLVNMPKLQIFKSAVDGLVTSLEKYPEEEDIYGIMFSIGKNHGSFSANIAKHLAKEITMASDGELILDKPRVKALLIVSISAPFSDDKHKQLGIPSIIFSYAIPLLEKISCALGEVDQDSLLSYLYHKGGMPFWENRSVSAEFGESESCNVETVKIGAHIENTAKEAKCLDEVLVMKSILEIVEGVWTMRMSCNVCEVRTIFRTCKEELRLLAENSSGSIGALLSFLSEYLDAILFIVEIWQLIQLDKPYTCGLTSLDILLERLDMSVRRMKYCYIGLNRVLEVQVLELSLIAHLCRLSKIAVCSKVVLGKVLWVINRLEDLCADGSCELSDFSGEIKKACDTNRIGDNLIGNINNLFQLFHLKPTTDFGMLKVISAMLRVCDNDSENPLQYICGLPVGVSFKISLWNISGHHRLWLRMTIGESVQHTFLEFSRFEGNDEGSAPTRVDMEDRVIVWFNSLMN, from the exons ATGCGCGGTGGAGCTCATGagggacgacgacaatggcgtcaG GTGGACGCGTGTGCTCGAAATATTTCAGCGAGATTGGATTTTGATGCCAATGGCTATGGTGACCTGATGGACATGATTTTCCTACAG CTAAGCTCCATGGCTAGGGACATGTGCACGCAGGTGAGAATGGAAGCATTCGCTGCACTTGGTAAAATGCAACGAGTTTCTGAGGGTGTTCTGCTACAATCGCTAGAAAAGAAGGTCATGAAAACTGACAGGATGGGTGTTTCTATCATCAACGGCCAAAAATTACCTCCTAAACTAAAAATTCCCTGTGCTGCTGGGATTTTTTCCCATGGAGTTGAAGATGAATTTTACGAG GTGAGAAGAACTGCCTGCAAATCATTAGGAGCGCTGGCAAAGTTTTCTACTCAGTACACAGAGAAGGCCTTGGACTTGTTGATGGACATGATGAATGATGATACAGAAGCAGTTAGGCTGCAGGCTCTGGAAGCACTATTTAGTATGGCAACATATGGATGTTTGAGTGTGCAGGAGAAGCACATGCATATG TTTCTTGGGTTGCTGGTTGATGCCAATGTCTTAATTCGAGATGCAGCACGCAAGATCTTTGGGTTAGTCAACATGCCAAAACTTCAAATATTCAAATCTGCAGTTGATGGTCTTGTTACAAGTTTGGAGAAGTATCCAGAG GAAGAGGATATATATGGTATTATGTTTTCCATTGGtaagaaccatgggagcttttcaGCTAACATAGCTAAACATTTGGCCAAAGAG ATTACTATGGCATCTGACGGAGAGCTTATCTTGGACAAACCAAGGGTCAAAGCATTGTTAATAGTGTCTATTTCAGCACCTTTTTCTGATGATAAGCACAAGCAGCTGGGTATACCTTCGATTATCTTCTCGTATGCAATTCCCCTACTGGAGAAGATCTCATGCGCACTAGGAGAGGTTGATCAGGATTCACTCTTATCTTACTTGTATCATAAAGGTGGAATGCCATTTTGGGAAAACAGGTCAGTATCTGCAGAGTTTGGAGAATCTGAAAGCTGCAATGTTGAAACAGTGAAAATTGGTGCCCATATAGAAAACACTGCAAAGGAAGCCAAATGTCTAGATGAAGTTctggtaatgaaatccatactagaAATAGTTGAAGGAGTCTGGACTATGAGAATGTCGTGCAATGTTTGTGAAGTTCGAACTATTTTCAG AACATGCAAAGAAGAGCTGAGATTATTGGCAGAAAATTCTTCTGGATCAATTGGTGCATTATTGAGCTTTCTGAGTGAGTATCTTGATGCAATATTATTCATTGTTGAAATATGGCAGTTGATTCAGTTGGACAAGCCTTATACTTGTGGCCTAACGTCACTTGATATTTTACTGGAGAGGTTGGATATGTCTGTAAGGAGGATGAAATATTGTTATATTGGATTAAATAGAGTATTGGAGGTCCAAGTTTTGGAGCTTTCTttgatagctcatttatgtagacTCTCAAAGATTGCAGTGTGTTCCAAGGTAGTTCTGGGTAAGGTGCTCTGGGTAATTAATCGCTTAGAGGATCTGTGTGCTGATGGGTCCTGTGAACTGTCTGACTTCAGTGGAGAAATTAAGAAGGCCTGTGATACCAACCGTATTGGAGATAATCTGATTGGCAACATCAACAATTTGTTTCAACTCTTCCATCTGAAACCAACAACAGACTTTGGAATGCTTAAAGTGATAAGTGCAATGTTGCGGGTCTGTGATAACGATTCTGAAAATCCATTACAATACATTTGTGGATTACCGGTGGGTGTCAGCTTTAAAATATCTCTGTGGAACATATCTGGTCACCATCGACTGTGGCTCCGCATGACCATTGGTGAATCTGTGCAACATACCTTCCTAGAATTTTCTCGTtttgaaggcaatgatgag GGATCAGCACCCACCAGGGTGGACATGGAGGACCGAGTGATTGTGTGGTTCAACTCTCTGATGAACTGA
- the LOC103634479 gene encoding protein SIEL isoform X1, producing MGDPHPLSSAHLTAAASSAREHRGPTNERLAASDPSTSFAKRPRVAAEPSDSGGCVPCVEADVRALVSVSGGIYPLARAGALRGLTAVLEKVDTSSCVSAAITDCCYKCAVELMRDDDNGVRLAVVRLVDACARNISARLDFDANGYGDLMDMIFLQLSSMARDMCTQVRMEAFAALGKMQRVSEGVLLQSLEKKVMKTDRMGVSIINGQKLPPKLKIPCAAGIFSHGVEDEFYEVRRTACKSLGALAKFSTQYTEKALDLLMDMMNDDTEAVRLQALEALFSMATYGCLSVQEKHMHMFLGLLVDANVLIRDAARKIFGLVNMPKLQIFKSAVDGLVTSLEKYPEEEDIYGIMFSIGKNHGSFSANIAKHLAKEITMASDGELILDKPRVKALLIVSISAPFSDDKHKQLGIPSIIFSYAIPLLEKISCALGEVDQDSLLSYLYHKGGMPFWENRSVSAEFGESESCNVETVKIGAHIENTAKEAKCLDEVLVMKSILEIVEGVWTMRMSCNVCEVRTIFRTCKEELRLLAENSSGSIGALLSFLSEYLDAILFIVEIWQLIQLDKPYTCGLTSLDILLERLDMSVRRMKYCYIGLNRVLEVQVLELSLIAHLCRLSKIAVCSKVVLGKVLWVINRLEDLCADGSCELSDFSGEIKKACDTNRIGDNLIGNINNLFQLFHLKPTTDFGMLKVISAMLRVCDNDSENPLQYICGLPVGVSFKISLWNISGHHRLWLRMTIGESVQHTFLEFSRFEGNDEVMSGSMVVPLYATPKTCSFVLRVCLVMECPSAGISTHQGGHGGPSDCVVQLSDELNVYFVSASQW from the exons ATGGGCGACCCGCACCCCCTCTCCTCCGCCCACCTCACCGCTGCTGCCTCCTCGGCTCGAGAACACCGTGGCCCCACCAACGAGCGCCTCGCCGCGTCCGATCCTTCCACGTCCTTCGCTAAGCGTCCTAGGGTTGCGGCGGAGCCGTCCGATTCCGGCGGCTGCGTTCCATGCGTCGAGGCGGACGTACGAGCTCTTGTGTCGGTGTCCGGAGGAATTTACCCGCTGGCGCGGGCAGGAGCGCTCCGTGGACTCACCGCGGTCCTTGAGAAGGTCGACACCAGCAGCTGTGTCAGCGCAGCGATCACGGACTGTTGCTACAAATGCGCGGTGGAGCTCATGagggacgacgacaatggcgtcaGGTTAGCCGTTGTGCGATTG GTGGACGCGTGTGCTCGAAATATTTCAGCGAGATTGGATTTTGATGCCAATGGCTATGGTGACCTGATGGACATGATTTTCCTACAG CTAAGCTCCATGGCTAGGGACATGTGCACGCAGGTGAGAATGGAAGCATTCGCTGCACTTGGTAAAATGCAACGAGTTTCTGAGGGTGTTCTGCTACAATCGCTAGAAAAGAAGGTCATGAAAACTGACAGGATGGGTGTTTCTATCATCAACGGCCAAAAATTACCTCCTAAACTAAAAATTCCCTGTGCTGCTGGGATTTTTTCCCATGGAGTTGAAGATGAATTTTACGAG GTGAGAAGAACTGCCTGCAAATCATTAGGAGCGCTGGCAAAGTTTTCTACTCAGTACACAGAGAAGGCCTTGGACTTGTTGATGGACATGATGAATGATGATACAGAAGCAGTTAGGCTGCAGGCTCTGGAAGCACTATTTAGTATGGCAACATATGGATGTTTGAGTGTGCAGGAGAAGCACATGCATATG TTTCTTGGGTTGCTGGTTGATGCCAATGTCTTAATTCGAGATGCAGCACGCAAGATCTTTGGGTTAGTCAACATGCCAAAACTTCAAATATTCAAATCTGCAGTTGATGGTCTTGTTACAAGTTTGGAGAAGTATCCAGAG GAAGAGGATATATATGGTATTATGTTTTCCATTGGtaagaaccatgggagcttttcaGCTAACATAGCTAAACATTTGGCCAAAGAG ATTACTATGGCATCTGACGGAGAGCTTATCTTGGACAAACCAAGGGTCAAAGCATTGTTAATAGTGTCTATTTCAGCACCTTTTTCTGATGATAAGCACAAGCAGCTGGGTATACCTTCGATTATCTTCTCGTATGCAATTCCCCTACTGGAGAAGATCTCATGCGCACTAGGAGAGGTTGATCAGGATTCACTCTTATCTTACTTGTATCATAAAGGTGGAATGCCATTTTGGGAAAACAGGTCAGTATCTGCAGAGTTTGGAGAATCTGAAAGCTGCAATGTTGAAACAGTGAAAATTGGTGCCCATATAGAAAACACTGCAAAGGAAGCCAAATGTCTAGATGAAGTTctggtaatgaaatccatactagaAATAGTTGAAGGAGTCTGGACTATGAGAATGTCGTGCAATGTTTGTGAAGTTCGAACTATTTTCAG AACATGCAAAGAAGAGCTGAGATTATTGGCAGAAAATTCTTCTGGATCAATTGGTGCATTATTGAGCTTTCTGAGTGAGTATCTTGATGCAATATTATTCATTGTTGAAATATGGCAGTTGATTCAGTTGGACAAGCCTTATACTTGTGGCCTAACGTCACTTGATATTTTACTGGAGAGGTTGGATATGTCTGTAAGGAGGATGAAATATTGTTATATTGGATTAAATAGAGTATTGGAGGTCCAAGTTTTGGAGCTTTCTttgatagctcatttatgtagacTCTCAAAGATTGCAGTGTGTTCCAAGGTAGTTCTGGGTAAGGTGCTCTGGGTAATTAATCGCTTAGAGGATCTGTGTGCTGATGGGTCCTGTGAACTGTCTGACTTCAGTGGAGAAATTAAGAAGGCCTGTGATACCAACCGTATTGGAGATAATCTGATTGGCAACATCAACAATTTGTTTCAACTCTTCCATCTGAAACCAACAACAGACTTTGGAATGCTTAAAGTGATAAGTGCAATGTTGCGGGTCTGTGATAACGATTCTGAAAATCCATTACAATACATTTGTGGATTACCGGTGGGTGTCAGCTTTAAAATATCTCTGTGGAACATATCTGGTCACCATCGACTGTGGCTCCGCATGACCATTGGTGAATCTGTGCAACATACCTTCCTAGAATTTTCTCGTtttgaaggcaatgatgaggtgATGAGTGGCTCTATGGTTGTTCCTTTGTATGCTACTCCAAAGACATGTTCATTTGTGCTTCGGGTATGTCTGGTAATGGAATGTCCATCTGCAGGGATCAGCACCCACCAGGGTGGACATGGAGGACCGAGTGATTGTGTGGTTCAACTCTCTGATGAACTGAATGTTTATTTTGTTAGTGCTAGCCAATGGTGA